In the Novosphingobium sp. 9 genome, one interval contains:
- a CDS encoding flagellar biosynthetic protein FliO has translation MLWYVLKLAIMLPLIALAIWGSLKLARRMQEKAGIGSGTKSVRVIETTMLSPTLKLAVIEFHGREILVSASRGGLTRLAEAPARARPEFAVPSTQTPPTPRPGFEMPSFRKDDA, from the coding sequence ATGCTCTGGTATGTTCTCAAGCTGGCGATCATGCTGCCGCTGATCGCGCTGGCGATCTGGGGCTCGCTGAAGCTGGCGCGCCGGATGCAGGAGAAGGCCGGGATCGGCAGCGGCACGAAGTCCGTCCGGGTGATCGAGACGACGATGCTTTCGCCCACGCTCAAGCTGGCGGTGATCGAGTTTCACGGGCGCGAGATCCTCGTCTCGGCCTCGCGCGGTGGGCTGACCCGGCTCGCCGAAGCCCCCGCGCGGGCTAGGCCTGAATTTGCAGTGCCTTCGACGCAGACTCCCCCCACGCCCCGTCCCGGCTTCGAGATGCCGTCCTTCCGAAAGGACGACGCGTGA
- the fliF gene encoding flagellar basal-body MS-ring/collar protein FliF: MADIVPATTGPAISFPGGGSVLTRVSGFTAQPAVRKMLPAFVGLAAIGGALLAWSMLSPSPQRTLYSQLDDSERASVAAALEQAGITYIIDNQSGALTVPEGDYYKARMLVASDGALAAPESGDAMLDKLPMGASRTLEGERLRSAREHDLQLSIMEIDGVEAVRVHLAQGERSVFVRDNTPPSASVMVRLARGRTLSDGQVRAIVNLVAGSVPGLTAEAVRVVDQHGDLLSDPDAGKDSVFDLQSRMEAKLRDQVDQLLTPMLGQGNFSSEIQVQLDMNEITSARESYDKDGVVRSETQQQSQSSAPGQTGGVPGVLSNTPPPATQVQAAPPQGTAPPAPGATPPSNGESSSTRNYELGRQVEVTNNHPGDLKRISVAVAVSREAMKNGKATDVTDLQQLISAAVGADTQRGDQVKVIMRTFQPDETVAPAFYETPWFAIVVRNVAALLAVLLVLLLGVRPALKALRGDGSSKKQAKGSNPADIAAAALSAPQAVPVRSTEGVQVDVSRADLLSAQVNLAQRLVSEKPEQAVQALRQMLKDPADAGAAGAR, encoded by the coding sequence ATGGCCGATATCGTTCCTGCCACCACCGGCCCCGCGATCTCCTTTCCCGGAGGTGGTTCGGTACTGACGCGCGTTTCGGGCTTCACCGCGCAGCCTGCGGTCAGGAAGATGCTGCCCGCCTTCGTCGGCCTTGCCGCGATCGGCGGCGCGCTCCTGGCGTGGTCGATGCTGAGCCCCTCGCCGCAACGCACGCTCTATTCACAGCTCGACGACAGCGAGCGCGCCAGCGTTGCCGCCGCGCTGGAGCAGGCGGGGATCACGTACATCATCGACAACCAGTCCGGCGCGCTGACCGTGCCCGAAGGCGACTATTACAAGGCGCGCATGCTGGTCGCCTCGGACGGCGCGCTCGCCGCGCCCGAAAGCGGCGATGCCATGCTCGACAAGCTGCCGATGGGCGCCAGCCGCACGCTGGAGGGTGAGCGGCTGCGCTCGGCGCGCGAGCACGACCTCCAGCTTTCGATCATGGAGATCGACGGGGTGGAAGCCGTCCGCGTCCATCTGGCACAGGGCGAAAGATCGGTGTTCGTGCGCGACAATACCCCGCCCAGCGCCTCGGTGATGGTGCGCCTGGCCCGTGGCCGCACTCTGAGCGATGGGCAGGTGCGCGCGATCGTCAACCTCGTTGCCGGATCGGTGCCGGGGCTGACCGCCGAGGCCGTGCGCGTGGTCGATCAGCACGGCGACCTGCTGTCCGATCCCGATGCTGGCAAGGACAGCGTGTTCGACCTGCAATCGCGCATGGAGGCCAAGCTGCGCGATCAGGTGGACCAGCTGCTCACGCCGATGCTGGGACAGGGCAACTTCTCGTCCGAGATCCAGGTCCAGCTGGACATGAACGAGATCACCTCGGCGCGGGAAAGCTACGACAAGGACGGCGTGGTGCGCTCGGAAACGCAACAGCAGTCGCAGAGCAGCGCGCCGGGACAGACAGGCGGCGTGCCGGGCGTGCTGTCGAACACGCCTCCACCCGCCACCCAGGTACAAGCCGCCCCGCCTCAGGGCACTGCTCCGCCTGCGCCCGGCGCCACACCTCCGAGCAACGGCGAAAGCAGCTCGACACGCAACTACGAACTGGGCCGTCAGGTCGAAGTGACCAACAACCACCCCGGCGACCTCAAGCGCATTTCGGTGGCCGTCGCGGTCAGCCGCGAGGCGATGAAGAACGGCAAGGCGACGGACGTCACCGACCTGCAACAGCTGATCTCCGCCGCCGTGGGCGCAGACACCCAGCGCGGCGATCAGGTGAAAGTCATCATGCGCACCTTCCAGCCGGACGAGACGGTCGCGCCCGCGTTCTACGAGACACCGTGGTTCGCCATCGTGGTACGCAACGTCGCCGCATTGCTGGCAGTGCTGCTGGTCCTGCTGCTCGGCGTGCGCCCGGCGCTGAAGGCGCTGCGCGGCGATGGTTCGTCGAAGAAGCAGGCAAAAGGCAGCAACCCCGCCGACATCGCCGCCGCCGCACTTTCTGCCCCGCAAGCTGTGCCGGTCCGCTCGACCGAGGGCGTGCAGGTCGATGTCTCGCGCGCCGATCTGCTGAGCGCGCAGGTCAACCTCGCCCAGCGGCTGGTCTCCGAAAAGCCCGAGCAGGCGGTGCAGGCGCTGCGCCAGATGCTGAAAGACCCGGCCGATGCCGGGGCGGCAGGTGCGCGATGA
- a CDS encoding FliM/FliN family flagellar motor switch protein, which produces MNAAASPPPPPRRPHGNAAGRRTARHCPELLGEGPSLGELAPALAMAGERLARAFAEGLAKLDAGAAAQVRAAMPHEARMQDLAAAAALVEPPALPGIHVQLAIGVAGHRALASFEGAALLRMIDRLFGGRGRLHTTAGPALPLSAELLLARLEEVLTLALAQALGVAGDSVQALRRESELRLIDAFPAHEEMLVLSLEVRDLDGERWHLPVAFPQPTLAALLAPPRRRVIPSLRPERHAGPSDPTLEPFASLPIALTAVLVDMPIAFARLSELKPGDVLPVTVARHVPLQIGGRTFATGTIGEIDDRVAVQIAFPERTERP; this is translated from the coding sequence ATGAACGCCGCTGCCAGTCCCCCGCCGCCGCCCCGCCGCCCGCACGGCAATGCCGCGGGCAGGCGCACTGCCCGCCACTGCCCCGAACTGCTGGGCGAAGGGCCTTCGCTGGGCGAACTCGCCCCCGCACTGGCGATGGCGGGCGAGCGCCTGGCCCGCGCCTTTGCCGAAGGGCTGGCCAAGCTCGATGCCGGGGCCGCCGCGCAAGTGCGCGCCGCGATGCCGCACGAGGCGCGGATGCAGGATCTGGCCGCCGCCGCCGCCTTGGTAGAGCCGCCCGCGCTGCCCGGTATCCACGTCCAGCTGGCGATCGGCGTGGCCGGGCACCGCGCGCTCGCCTCGTTCGAGGGCGCGGCGCTGCTGCGGATGATCGACCGGCTGTTCGGCGGACGCGGGCGCCTGCACACCACTGCCGGGCCTGCCCTGCCGCTCTCCGCCGAACTGCTGCTGGCACGGCTGGAAGAGGTGCTCACGCTCGCCTTGGCACAGGCGCTGGGCGTGGCGGGCGACAGCGTGCAGGCGCTGCGCCGCGAGAGCGAACTGCGGCTGATCGACGCCTTTCCGGCGCACGAGGAAATGCTGGTGCTCTCGCTGGAGGTCCGCGATCTGGATGGCGAGCGCTGGCACCTGCCGGTCGCATTTCCGCAACCCACGCTGGCGGCGCTGCTCGCCCCGCCGCGCCGCAGGGTCATCCCCAGCCTGCGTCCAGAGCGGCATGCCGGCCCATCCGATCCCACGCTCGAGCCCTTCGCCTCGCTGCCGATCGCGCTGACCGCCGTGCTGGTCGACATGCCGATAGCGTTTGCGCGCCTGTCCGAACTGAAGCCGGGCGACGTGCTGCCGGTCACGGTCGCGCGCCACGTTCCCCTGCAGATCGGTGGCCGCACGTTCGCCACCGGCACCATCGGCGAGATCGACGATCGCGTCGCCGTGCAGATCGCCTTCCCCGAAAGGACCGAAAGACCATGA
- the fliL gene encoding flagellar basal body-associated protein FliL gives MSDAAPQDDKPAKKKSKLPLLLGALVLLGVGGGGAYGAMQVGLLGGGEHGKVKEPDVPKLIRKGEEDPYAPKAEGGEEGGGAEVEGEGGDEYRVAYYTFADEFTSNLKGSDALVQVSLACSTRRDGRVLMWLKKHELAIRSRLLAVLADTTEDEITTVEGKDRLQKRMTAEINTVLKQNEGFGGVDAVYFRNFIIQ, from the coding sequence GTGAGTGACGCCGCCCCTCAGGACGACAAGCCTGCCAAGAAGAAGAGCAAGCTGCCGCTGCTGCTGGGCGCGCTCGTCCTGCTCGGCGTGGGCGGCGGCGGGGCCTATGGGGCGATGCAGGTCGGGCTGCTGGGCGGTGGCGAGCACGGCAAGGTCAAGGAACCGGACGTTCCCAAGCTCATCCGCAAGGGGGAGGAAGACCCCTATGCCCCCAAGGCCGAAGGCGGCGAGGAAGGCGGCGGCGCGGAAGTCGAGGGCGAAGGCGGCGACGAATACCGCGTCGCCTATTACACTTTCGCGGACGAGTTCACCTCGAATCTCAAGGGCTCGGATGCGCTGGTGCAGGTCTCGCTCGCCTGCTCCACCCGGCGTGACGGACGCGTGCTGATGTGGCTGAAGAAGCACGAACTGGCGATCCGCTCGCGCCTGCTGGCGGTCCTCGCCGACACCACCGAGGACGAGATCACCACCGTCGAGGGCAAGGACCGCCTGCAAAAGCGGATGACCGCCGAAATCAACACGGTGCTGAAGCAGAACGAGGGCTTCGGCGGCGTCGATGCGGTCTACTTCCGCAATTTCATCATCCAGTGA
- a CDS encoding sigma-54 interaction domain-containing protein, with product MVDTAFDTEKSWSISREHGPLARRAAGIAASLYDIAAIDLRDAEQHRPARPRSRVVGLARGSKPALTREGGNRILLTYADPASEGALALVLAALAGPQEPIAADPQSLAVFALAERLAASDIPVLINGPTGTGKEVLSRFIHARSPRADKPFIAVNCAAMPETMLEAMLFGHQKGAFTGATAASEGFMRAADGGTLLLDEIAEMPLTLQAKLLRALQEQEVVPVGASRAIKVDVRIIACANRDLPTEVAEGRFRADLFYRLNVFPLQLAPLRERADDIAPLACAMVLRHSQDRAHDPKAIPCLSEASLALLKLHSWPGNVRELENVIRRALLLAQGSALIEPEHIVFDRPARLVQPFASSPFTAPLVELPASPEHANAESSNTGRDHNLASVVQTSQARVILEVLEACGGNRLRAARELGISERTLRYRLASMREAGIEVGRMAGSAR from the coding sequence GCGGCGGGGATCGCCGCCTCGCTCTACGACATTGCCGCCATCGACCTGCGTGACGCGGAACAACACCGCCCGGCACGCCCGCGCAGCCGCGTGGTCGGTCTGGCGCGCGGATCGAAACCGGCGCTTACCCGCGAGGGCGGCAACCGCATCCTGCTGACCTATGCCGACCCCGCCAGTGAGGGCGCGCTCGCGCTCGTGCTCGCCGCGCTCGCCGGGCCGCAGGAGCCGATCGCCGCCGATCCGCAGAGCCTTGCCGTCTTCGCGCTGGCCGAGCGGCTCGCCGCCAGCGACATTCCCGTGCTGATCAACGGCCCCACCGGCACCGGCAAGGAAGTGCTCAGCCGCTTCATCCATGCCCGCAGCCCCCGCGCCGACAAGCCGTTCATCGCGGTCAACTGCGCCGCGATGCCCGAAACGATGCTGGAGGCCATGCTGTTCGGCCACCAGAAAGGCGCCTTCACCGGCGCGACGGCGGCGTCCGAAGGCTTCATGCGCGCGGCGGACGGCGGCACGCTGCTGCTCGACGAGATCGCCGAGATGCCGCTGACGCTTCAGGCCAAGCTGCTGCGCGCGTTGCAGGAGCAGGAGGTGGTCCCCGTGGGCGCCAGCCGCGCGATCAAGGTGGACGTGCGGATCATCGCCTGCGCCAACCGCGACCTGCCCACCGAAGTCGCCGAAGGACGGTTCCGCGCCGACCTGTTCTATCGCCTCAACGTCTTCCCGCTCCAGCTGGCGCCGTTGCGCGAACGGGCGGACGACATCGCCCCGCTCGCCTGCGCGATGGTGCTACGGCATTCGCAGGATCGGGCGCATGACCCCAAGGCCATCCCCTGCCTGTCCGAAGCCTCGCTGGCATTGCTCAAGCTGCATTCGTGGCCCGGCAACGTGCGCGAACTGGAGAACGTCATCCGCCGCGCGCTGCTGCTGGCGCAAGGCTCCGCGCTGATCGAGCCCGAGCATATCGTGTTCGACCGCCCGGCGCGGCTGGTCCAGCCTTTCGCATCCTCGCCCTTCACCGCGCCACTGGTAGAGCTTCCCGCCAGCCCCGAGCACGCCAACGCCGAAAGCAGCAACACCGGCAGGGATCACAACCTCGCCAGCGTGGTCCAGACCTCGCAAGCGCGGGTGATCCTCGAAGTGCTGGAAGCCTGCGGCGGCAACCGCCTGCGCGCCGCGCGCGAACTGGGCATTTCCGAGCGCACGCTGCGCTATCGCCTCGCCTCGATGCGCGAGGCCGGGATCGAGGTCGGCCGCATGGCCGGTAGCGCCCGATGA
- a CDS encoding flagellar biosynthetic protein FliQ yields the protein MDDITGLLALADRMLWTTALVAGPILLASLAVGLVVGLVQAATSVNEQTLTFVPKLAVIAFMLIVLGSSMMTLIGDFASDIFAQIANISQAQQVAP from the coding sequence ATGGATGACATCACCGGGCTGCTCGCCCTTGCCGACCGGATGCTGTGGACGACCGCGCTGGTCGCAGGGCCGATCCTGCTGGCCAGCCTTGCGGTCGGCCTTGTCGTCGGGCTGGTGCAGGCGGCGACCTCGGTGAACGAGCAGACGCTGACCTTCGTGCCCAAGCTGGCGGTGATCGCCTTCATGCTGATCGTGCTGGGCAGCTCGATGATGACGCTGATCGGCGACTTCGCCTCGGACATCTTTGCCCAGATCGCCAACATCTCGCAGGCCCAGCAGGTGGCGCCGTGA
- a CDS encoding FliI/YscN family ATPase: protein MLSTSQNDMLGTLFAEIGETALDLAPRRYGVVTACDGGLLEVMGISVPVGAICRVAYRREKPLAAEVIGFRGGKTMMMLLGDTVSLRPGARVVPEGRPGMLPVGEAFLGRAVDGEGHPIDGGLPIAWRDEAPAGGIRASALDRSPVRIPFDTGVRSLNAMITFGVGQRVGVMAGSGVGKSVLIDMIARGAAKARGAEAIVVGLIGERAREVSDFVERHMEGEIRHRTAIVAVPADHAPNLRLRGAMLATAMAEHFRAQGKGVLLILDSLTRVAHAAREIGLLLGEPGAARGYPPSALATITKLVERAGNSKASGGSITGLYTVLADGDNQDDPVVDTARAILDGHIALSRELAQRGQYPAVDIAASLSRVMNDIVPVEHRRLAGTFRALTASYEANRDLVLMGAYRAGADPQLDRAIAMQASLTQFLKQDADETIDLATSASQLAGLLS from the coding sequence ATGCTGAGCACTTCTCAGAACGACATGCTCGGCACCCTGTTCGCCGAAATCGGCGAGACCGCGCTCGATCTGGCCCCGCGCCGCTACGGCGTCGTCACCGCCTGCGACGGCGGCCTGCTCGAAGTGATGGGCATTTCGGTGCCGGTCGGCGCGATCTGCCGCGTTGCCTATCGCCGCGAGAAGCCGCTGGCCGCCGAAGTCATCGGCTTTCGCGGCGGCAAGACGATGATGATGCTTCTGGGCGATACCGTCTCGCTGCGCCCCGGCGCCCGCGTGGTGCCCGAAGGCCGCCCCGGCATGCTGCCGGTGGGCGAGGCGTTCCTCGGCCGCGCGGTCGATGGTGAGGGCCACCCGATCGACGGCGGCCTGCCCATCGCCTGGCGCGACGAGGCCCCCGCAGGCGGCATCCGCGCCTCCGCGCTCGATCGCAGCCCGGTGCGCATTCCCTTCGATACCGGGGTGCGCTCGCTCAACGCGATGATCACCTTCGGCGTCGGCCAGCGCGTGGGGGTGATGGCGGGATCGGGCGTCGGCAAGTCGGTGCTGATCGACATGATCGCGCGCGGTGCCGCCAAGGCCAGGGGCGCCGAAGCGATCGTCGTCGGCCTGATCGGCGAACGCGCGCGCGAGGTATCCGATTTCGTCGAGCGGCACATGGAGGGCGAAATCCGCCACCGGACCGCCATCGTCGCCGTGCCTGCCGACCACGCGCCCAACTTGCGCCTGCGCGGGGCGATGCTGGCGACCGCCATGGCCGAGCACTTCCGCGCGCAGGGCAAGGGCGTGCTGCTGATCCTCGACAGCCTCACCCGCGTCGCCCATGCCGCGCGCGAGATCGGGCTCCTCCTGGGCGAGCCGGGCGCGGCGCGGGGCTATCCGCCCTCGGCACTGGCGACGATCACCAAGCTGGTCGAGCGGGCGGGCAACTCGAAAGCCAGCGGCGGCTCGATCACCGGGCTCTACACGGTGCTGGCGGACGGCGACAACCAGGACGATCCGGTGGTCGATACCGCCCGCGCGATCCTCGACGGGCACATCGCGCTCTCGCGCGAACTGGCGCAGCGCGGGCAGTACCCGGCAGTGGACATCGCCGCCTCGCTCAGCCGGGTGATGAACGATATCGTACCCGTCGAGCACCGGCGGCTTGCAGGCACGTTCCGCGCGCTCACCGCCAGTTACGAGGCGAACCGCGATCTGGTGCTGATGGGCGCCTATCGCGCCGGGGCCGACCCGCAGCTCGACCGCGCCATCGCCATGCAGGCCAGCCTCACCCAGTTCCTGAAACAGGATGCCGACGAGACGATCGATCTTGCCACCAGCGCCAGCCAGCTCGCCGGGCTGCTGTCATGA
- the fliE gene encoding flagellar hook-basal body complex protein FliE: MSGTSGIGGLGAGGGIQQILAMRQQIIARSDLLQQLHASKDASQTGQAGASQSVGGTSPSGGFADSLKSALDGVSGVQNRAEDLSTAYERGEVTDVAKVMLARQEAGVAFEVTLQVRNKLLSAYQDIMRMGV; this comes from the coding sequence ATGAGCGGCACTTCGGGAATAGGCGGGCTCGGTGCGGGCGGCGGCATCCAGCAGATTCTGGCGATGCGCCAGCAGATCATTGCCCGCTCCGACCTCCTCCAGCAGTTGCATGCTTCCAAGGATGCCAGCCAGACCGGACAGGCCGGGGCCTCGCAATCCGTCGGAGGCACCAGCCCTTCCGGCGGGTTCGCGGATTCGCTGAAATCCGCACTCGATGGTGTCAGCGGCGTGCAGAACCGCGCCGAGGATCTCTCCACCGCCTACGAGCGCGGCGAAGTGACCGACGTCGCCAAGGTCATGCTCGCCCGGCAGGAAGCCGGGGTCGCGTTCGAGGTGACACTCCAGGTCCGCAACAAGCTGCTGTCCGCCTATCAGGACATCATGAGGATGGGCGTCTGA
- the fliR gene encoding flagellar biosynthetic protein FliR yields MSFGFGPLEAEFWRLVFVMTRIGAALVAAPLFGNAAVPAQIRVIVAGAVAVLVCVWTPVATPPALLSLPGLLAIAGEALVGLSLGFVLQLSFAAPVIAAELVGGAMGMGIATAVDPNSGTQSPALGQYFSVVVTVIFLALGAHLQWFALVVDSYRVFPPGHTWLGPERFALIAGYATQMFVTAVTIALPVCLILLVMQVATGILSRSAPSLNLFALGLPAGVLAGLAALVISAPVLTDLVTRISADAIANAGAVLK; encoded by the coding sequence ATGAGCTTCGGCTTCGGCCCGCTGGAAGCCGAGTTCTGGCGGCTGGTCTTCGTGATGACGCGGATCGGCGCCGCGCTGGTCGCCGCGCCGCTGTTCGGCAATGCTGCCGTGCCTGCGCAGATCCGGGTGATCGTGGCGGGCGCTGTCGCCGTGCTGGTCTGCGTGTGGACGCCAGTGGCGACACCGCCCGCGCTGCTCTCGCTGCCGGGGCTGCTGGCGATTGCCGGGGAGGCGCTGGTCGGGCTGTCGCTGGGCTTCGTGCTGCAACTCTCGTTCGCCGCGCCAGTGATCGCGGCGGAGCTTGTCGGCGGCGCGATGGGCATGGGGATCGCCACCGCCGTCGATCCCAACTCGGGCACGCAATCGCCCGCGCTGGGGCAGTATTTCTCGGTGGTCGTCACCGTGATCTTCCTGGCGTTGGGCGCCCACCTGCAATGGTTCGCGCTGGTGGTGGACAGCTACCGCGTGTTTCCGCCGGGCCATACCTGGCTGGGGCCGGAGCGCTTCGCGCTGATCGCCGGGTACGCCACGCAGATGTTCGTCACCGCCGTCACCATCGCGCTGCCGGTGTGCCTGATCCTCTTGGTGATGCAGGTGGCGACCGGCATCCTCTCGCGCTCGGCCCCTTCCCTCAACCTGTTCGCGCTGGGGCTTCCGGCAGGCGTGCTGGCGGGCCTTGCCGCGCTGGTGATCTCCGCTCCGGTGCTGACCGATCTCGTCACCCGGATTTCCGCCGACGCCATCGCCAATGCAGGCGCGGTGCTCAAATGA
- the fliN gene encoding flagellar motor switch protein FliN gives MTSPVRTLDFLRDVDVRLSVELGRTEMKLKDVLALGPESLVTLDRMTDDLLDVLVNGKPVARGEIVSQNGRFGLRIVEMIGEGEAGGNDDPDSDAPAMPGVGRF, from the coding sequence ATGACATCCCCTGTCCGCACGCTCGATTTCCTGCGCGATGTCGATGTGCGCCTGTCTGTCGAACTGGGCCGCACCGAGATGAAGCTGAAGGACGTGCTCGCGCTCGGCCCCGAGAGCCTTGTCACGCTCGATCGCATGACCGACGACCTGCTCGACGTGCTGGTGAACGGCAAGCCGGTGGCGCGCGGCGAGATCGTCTCGCAGAACGGTCGCTTCGGCCTGCGCATCGTCGAGATGATCGGTGAGGGCGAGGCCGGGGGCAACGACGACCCTGACAGCGATGCCCCGGCGATGCCCGGTGTCGGCCGGTTCTGA
- the fliP gene encoding flagellar type III secretion system pore protein FliP (The bacterial flagellar biogenesis protein FliP forms a type III secretion system (T3SS)-type pore required for flagellar assembly.), which yields MAHAQGVAAQAQGAPGGGALPGALDRALGSLNGGGTGPGGPSLSMSLQLLLVMGLLTILPSLILMMTSFTRILVVLAIVRQALGLQQSPPNQVLIGLSLFLSLFVMSPTLDRVNQTAIQPYSAGRINAEQAIRNGGREFHAFMIRQTRERDLAMFADMAKAPRFNSGADVPFSILLPAFVTSELKTAFQIGFMLFLPFLVIDLVVSSALMSLGMMMMSPTVVSLPFKLLLFVMIDGWSLLMGSLAASFG from the coding sequence CTGGCCCATGCCCAAGGCGTGGCCGCACAGGCACAGGGCGCGCCCGGCGGAGGCGCGCTGCCCGGTGCGCTGGACCGCGCGCTCGGCTCGCTGAACGGCGGCGGCACGGGTCCGGGCGGGCCAAGCCTGAGCATGTCGCTGCAACTCCTGCTCGTCATGGGGCTGCTGACGATCCTGCCCAGCCTGATCCTGATGATGACCAGCTTCACCCGCATTCTGGTGGTGCTGGCGATCGTGCGGCAGGCGTTGGGCCTGCAACAATCGCCGCCCAATCAGGTGCTGATCGGGCTGTCGCTGTTCCTCTCGCTGTTCGTCATGTCGCCCACGCTGGACCGCGTGAACCAGACCGCGATCCAGCCCTACTCGGCGGGCAGGATCAACGCCGAGCAGGCGATCCGGAACGGCGGACGCGAGTTTCACGCCTTCATGATCCGCCAGACCCGCGAGCGCGATCTGGCGATGTTCGCCGACATGGCCAAGGCGCCGCGCTTCAATTCGGGCGCCGATGTGCCGTTCTCGATCCTGCTGCCCGCCTTCGTGACCAGCGAGTTGAAAACCGCGTTCCAGATCGGCTTCATGCTGTTCCTGCCGTTCCTGGTGATCGACCTCGTCGTCTCCTCTGCGCTGATGAGCCTTGGCATGATGATGATGAGCCCCACCGTCGTCTCGCTGCCCTTCAAGCTGCTGCTGTTCGTGATGATCGACGGCTGGTCGCTGCTGATGGGCTCGCTGGCGGCGAGCTTCGGCTAG
- a CDS encoding flagellar assembly protein FliH yields MSDFGFRFTPRPVSLSGELTVSRGFRADNRFDASPRFTTARPLPEGQLPPGIAPAPLSDPVADAWSQGFEAGFHQAAAEAAAQQAEAAQAVEALTLAFARMNTRMEEELRLRLRETVAALCEAAIAPMTLDPEALSRRVAKAAGMLARADDERVVRLHPEDLKLVAERLSPDWKVEPDPSLERGTVRVEAACGGVEDSPALWREAIREALHQC; encoded by the coding sequence ATGTCTGACTTCGGGTTCCGCTTCACGCCCCGTCCCGTCTCGCTGTCGGGCGAGCTTACCGTTTCGCGCGGGTTCCGCGCCGACAACCGCTTCGATGCGTCGCCGCGCTTCACCACAGCGCGCCCGCTGCCCGAAGGCCAGCTGCCGCCGGGGATCGCGCCTGCGCCGCTCAGCGATCCGGTTGCCGATGCCTGGTCGCAGGGGTTCGAGGCGGGCTTCCATCAGGCCGCCGCCGAAGCCGCCGCGCAGCAGGCCGAGGCGGCGCAAGCGGTCGAAGCGCTCACCCTCGCCTTCGCGCGGATGAACACGCGGATGGAAGAGGAACTGCGCCTGCGCCTGCGCGAAACGGTCGCCGCGCTGTGCGAGGCCGCGATCGCGCCGATGACCCTCGATCCCGAAGCGCTCTCCCGCCGCGTCGCCAAGGCCGCAGGCATGCTGGCGCGCGCCGACGACGAGCGCGTGGTGCGCCTGCATCCCGAGGATCTGAAACTGGTGGCCGAGCGCCTCTCGCCCGACTGGAAGGTGGAGCCCGATCCTTCGCTGGAGCGCGGCACCGTGCGCGTCGAGGCCGCCTGCGGCGGCGTCGAGGACAGCCCCGCCCTGTGGCGCGAGGCGATCCGCGAAGCGCTCCACCAGTGCTGA
- a CDS encoding FliG C-terminal domain-containing protein, producing the protein MLDDLLTRRITKCHGRQALTMGGVREAAGIINGVGKLVEKRVMGEIGKADKKLARLIEEEMFKFEHLFVLDPQAMGALLRDTPNETLIDALKGVSEDEREVFFRAMSSRAADGVKDEIAARGRVKLADVVAAQKAVVATARRLATEGVLVFGSGDDDYV; encoded by the coding sequence ATGCTCGACGACCTGCTGACCCGGCGCATCACCAAGTGCCATGGCCGTCAGGCGCTGACGATGGGTGGTGTGCGCGAGGCCGCGGGCATCATCAACGGCGTCGGCAAGCTGGTGGAAAAGCGGGTGATGGGCGAGATCGGCAAGGCCGACAAGAAGCTGGCCAGGCTGATCGAAGAGGAGATGTTCAAGTTCGAGCATCTCTTCGTGCTCGATCCGCAGGCGATGGGCGCGCTGCTGCGCGACACCCCGAACGAGACGCTGATCGATGCGCTGAAAGGCGTCTCCGAAGACGAGCGCGAGGTATTCTTCCGCGCCATGTCCAGCCGCGCCGCCGATGGCGTGAAGGACGAGATCGCCGCGCGCGGCCGGGTGAAGCTGGCCGATGTGGTCGCCGCGCAGAAAGCGGTGGTCGCCACCGCCCGTCGCCTCGCCACCGAAGGCGTGCTGGTGTTCGGTTCGGGAGACGACGACTATGTCTGA